TCCTTTTCTTGGTCGGTAATTGGTAACGTATCATCCAATAAACACGGTTGAATCGCATCCTTTAAAAAGCTTTGCGCTTCCACAATACAGTTAAACTCTGTCAGCTTATCGGCATACGATTTAAGATACGTACGCTCACGTTTACGTTGGATATTCAAATCATCTACTTGATTTTGAATCATCTGTAAGCGTTTATCTGCCAGTTCATTTAATCGATTTTGCACAATGTATAAATTTTTAAGGACAAACTCTTCGTATTTAGTGATGAATTCTATTTTCTCAGCTAATTGCGCTTGTATTTTGTTTAAAGAAGCCATGCGATCACTCATTAAACCGCTCTTTTCTTCGGCCGGAATTGGGAACGATAAGCTTTGACCCGTTTGCTTTTTGTATTGTTTTTCTAAACGTGTGTATTCCATCGTATATTCCACATGAAGTTTGCGATAATCACGGACATTTTTTTGATATAATCCAGCAACTTCCTCATATTTTTCCACTAAAGAATCACGTAAATATAAATCACTGGCAAGCTTTTGGAGTAATTGATATAGTGTTTGGACCTCTTTAAATACCTTACTTACCTGCTCATATTCTTCTTCATACGCTGAAACCAATGCGATATCGCGTTGCTTACGTGTAAACTCTAATTCAAAATCTGATTGATATTGTTCAATATTTTCATATGCCGAAATATACGGTTCACGTAATGGAATCAATTCGATTTCTTTACGTAAACGCCCTAGCCAATTGATGAATAACTCGACAACATGTCGTGTTTTCTTTTGTTGATTACCAACAAGCTCTTGAATCAATTGTGTAAGCTGCGTAATACGCGAATCGATCAACATTTGAGAATCATTTGTTTTACGAGCCTCTAGTGCATTGCGAGCAGAGACAGCAACGATTTGCCCAATATATTTGTCGTATCGATTTTTTTCTGCTAATACAAACGCATTCACGTCACCGTCTAGTTGATCAATGCCATTGACAATTAAGTTTGCTTCAATACCGAATGTATTAAGCTTTTTTAAAAAATTGACTTCTTCTTCTGTTGCAGAAGAGCCTGCGCGCAGTACAAAAAATACTTCATCGACACGTTGAAGTAACGTCTGCGAAAAATATGCCGTATTATTGGCACCGGGCTCAAGCCCCATTGAATCAATCAGTGTCACATCTTTTAAAAGGTCATGCTTTACATATACTTCAATATAATCAATATGCTCACGAATAATTTGAGCGCTTTCATTATTTGAAACCGTTAAAAGCTTTAATTTCGAAATATCAAAGGTAGCCACCATACCATCTAAAAACACCGCTTTCACACATTCTTGTGCGCTGTATTTTATGAAGGTATTGACATGTGTTGGCTCATTTTTATTGTCTTCAAGCAACTTACGACCTAGTAAACTATTAATTAACGTCGTTTTTCCAACACGCTCTTTTCCTAAAAAGAGAATAATCGGCTGACTACCCGCATCATCAATAATTCGTTTTAGTCGATAAGTCGTATCTTTTACATAAGAATTTTGCGATAAAATGACGTGTAATGGCTTTAAGCGCTCGATTAATTGCTGTAAAGTTGATTGATTGTCTAATTGTTGGAGATTATGTACTTGCTCTGTCATATATGTAACTCCTTTACTCTGCTCTAGTAATTACATTATACGCGTAGATATTTTTCGTTGAATCACTATTTTTTGGAAATCAGAAAAATTGATTCAAGTGTCATGCTTTAATTTGTCATAATTAGGTATTAACTCACACCCCCTATTTTAGTTACTTTCTATTTGTAATTTTAACTTTTCTTCATATACTTTTGCGGTTCATGGTATGATGAGAAAAGATTTTTTAAAGGAGTTTTTTTCATGTACACTATTCGCGAGCAATGGTTTGGAAATGTACGTGCTGATATACTAGCTGGTTTAGTTGTCGCACTAGCACTCATTCCTGAAGCAATTGCTTTTTCCATCTTAGCAGGCGTGGATCCTATGGTTGGACTCTATGCATCATTCGTTATCGCTGTCACAATTAGTTTTGTCGGCGGACGTCCGGCGATGATTTCTGCAGCAACCGGTGCGATGGCGCTGGTTATCGTATCACTTGTGAAAGATCACGGCTTGCAATACTTATTAGCCGCAACAATTTTAACGGGAGTCATTCAAATCCTTTTCGGAATGATGAAAATTTCACGTTTAATGAAATTCATTCCAAACTCGGTGATGATCGGCTTTGTCAATTCATTAGCGATTTTAGTATTTATCGCGCAAATGCCGCATTTTATTGGCGGTAGTCTATTCACTTGGGTATTTTTACTGGGAACGATTGCCCTAATTTATGGTATTCCGTACATCATTAAAGGCATCCCTGCTCCCCTCATTGCCGTTGTTATTTTATCGGTCGTTGCGGTGTATACAGGGGTAAATTTAAATACGGTAGGCGATATGGGTTCGATTACGCAGTCCTTACCGACATTTTTCATTCCTGATATTCCATTTACAATGGAAACATTGATGATTATTTTACCGTATTCACTTGCCTTAGCCGTTGTTGGGTTAGTGGAGTCTCTATTAACAGCATCGATTCTAGATGATATGACATCAAGTGAAAGTGATAAAAACACGGAAGCTCGTGGCCAAGGGATTGCCAACGTCATTAACGGTTTCTTTGGCGGGATGGCTGGTTGCGCGATGATTGGTCAATCGGTCATTAATGTAAAAAGTGGTGCCCGCGGGCGTCTATCCACTTTTGTTGCCGGCGTATTTTTAATGTTTTTAATTTTAGTGTTAGGCGATTACGTGGTACAAATTCCAATGCCGGTACTTGCTGGGGTAATGGTCGTTGTTTGTATTACTCAATTTGACTGGCAATCGTTTAAATACGTTGCAACTGCCCCGAAAAAAGATGTATTTGTTATGCTATTAACGATTGGTGTTGTGCTTTACACACATAACTTAGCACTAGGTGTAATTGCGGGAATTGTTGTGAGCGCGTTATTCTTCGTCAATGAAATTTCACGTGTGAAAATCACACAAGACGGCGCAACTTACTTTGTGAGCGGACAGCTATTTTTTGCCTCTACTGAAAGCTTTATCAACTACTTTAAAGCACAAAAAATCGAGCACAACAAGATTGTTATTGATTTTACGGACTGTAAAGTATGGGATGATTCCGCAATTGGTGCGTTAATGAAGGTAAAAGATCAATTAAAAGCGAATCAAATTACCGTAAGCTATAAGCAAATGGATGCCTCTAGTAAGCAGTTAATGAAAAAGTTAACAGGGACGGCACTCGATTAGGAGGGGATAGAATGTATCAACAAATTTTACTTGCAGCAGACGGCTCTGAAAACTCCATGCGCGCTGCGAATGAGGCGTTAAAAATTGCAAAGGTCAGCCCGAATTGCATCGTAACCATTTTATTTGTCATTGATATTGAAAAAGTAAAAACCGAAGTCCTTCATGCAACATCAATTGATAGTTTATATATGGAGCGTCGTCAAAAGCTCGTTCCACTTGAACAATTATTTGAAACTGCAGGCATAAACACACAAGTTGAAATGATTCACGGTACACCTGGCCCTGAAATTGTGAGGTATGCGAACAGCCATGACATTGATTTAGTCATTATTGGTAGTCGTGGACTTAATAGCTTGCAAGAAATGGTGTTAGGTAGTGTTTCACATAAAGTAATGAAGCGTGTGAATTGCCCTGCCATGATTGTAAAGTAAGAAAATGCGGTCTACGTTTCCTTCGTAGCCGCATTTTTTAGTTTACAACTCGCCCAAACCCGACAAGATGCTGAATCAATAGTAATATTTCATTTTCATAACAAAAGACTAAATGACCGCAAATTTTTACTCTTTATAACAAAAGCAATTTGTTGTATGATCCTTCACCAAGCCAACCGCCTGCATATACGCATAGCATATTGTGCTGCCCACAAATTTAAAACCATCTTTTTTTAATTGCTTACTCATTCGGTCACTGATTTCCGTAGTTACTGGGACATCTTCTATTCGTTCCCACCGGTTGATGATTGGCTTGTGCTCGACAAATGACCATATATAATTGGAAAATGAGCCATGTTTTTGTTGGATATTGACGTAGCTCTTTGCATTCGTCACGACACTAGCTATTTTTAAGCGGTTTCGGATAATGCGTTCATCTTGTTTTAGGGCTTCTAATTTTGCTTCATCATATTGTACAATTTTTTCGACATCAAAATAGTCGAATGCCTGTCGGTAACCCTCGCGCCGCTTTAAAATTGTCAGCCAGTTTAAACCCGCCTGTGCCCCTTCTAAACATAGCATTTCAAATAGCTGTTGATCATCAAAAACAGGGATTCCCCACTCTTCATCGTGATATTTTACATAAATCGGTTCCGTTAATTTTACCCAGCTACATCTTTCCACCGTTTTGCCTCTTTCCACTCGTTTTTCTTCACTGTAAAGCAAATTTTTTGCCTTCGCAATTTTCCTGTGCTACATTTACCTTACGAACGTCAGGAAGGAGAGAGCGGAATGACAAAAACACAGTTGATGCAAGCAGCTTTTCATCATTTTGGTGCACATGGCTATAACGGTGGCTCGCTTGCCCAAATCGCAGAGGAAGTCGGCATTAAAAAGCAATCGATTTATACATATTTTAAAAGCAAAGACGCCTTGTATTTAGCTATTTATGAAGAGGCGATGCAGTTTGAGCTTACGTTTGTTCAAAATTATATGGCGAGTGTGCGTAATGAGCCGATTGAACAAGCACTGTTGCCATTACTTCAGCAAGTTGCACAGCGCTTTGAGCAAAATGTGGAAACGAAATTTTTCATTCGCTCTACTTTTTTAACACCGCATCATTTACAAGAAGCTCTAACTAAAAAAACGTATGATTATTTAGATGCCATACAAGCTTTATTTGCAAATTACTTCAGCACAAAAATGCCCCGTGAAAGTAGCCATGAAGCAGCAGTTGCTTATTTAGGACTGCTCGATAGTTTATATGTAGAAATGCTGTATGGCGGCAACGAACGTTTCAAACAGCGCTTACAAGCGGGCTGGAACGTATTTTATCGAGGAATATCAAATTAGAGGTGAAACATCATGACAAAATATTGGATCTTAGTTTTCATTGCTGGCTTAATCGAAATTGGCTGGGCGATGGGCTTAAAATATGCGAACACGATTCCATTGTGGATTGGCGTCATCGCGTTAATCGTGTTATCGTTCTATGTTTTAATAATTGCGACAGAAAAGTTACCCGTTTCAACCGTTTACGCGGTCTTTACCGGTATTGGTACAGCAGGAACGGTCATTGTTGAAACAGTATTATTTAACGAGCCTTTTAGCTTAACGAAAGTTGGCTTTATCGCGTTATTATTGGTCGGGGTAATCGGCTTAAAAATGCTATCTGGTGAAAAAGAAGCGAGGGATGCGTAATGGCTTGGTTTTATTTAATTTTAGCAGGATTGTTTGAAGTTGGTGGCGTCATTGGTATGAATAAAGTGGCGCAGCGTAAAAGCATTTCTTCCTTTGCCATTATGTTCGGTGCCTTTGCTTTTAGCTTTTCCTTTTTAGCACTGGCGATGAAAACCTTACCAATGGGCGTATCCTATGCGGTATGGACGGGTATTGGTACGGTCGGTGGTACACTTGTCGGAATGTTCATATACGGCGAGTCAAAGGATTGGAAACGTATTCTGTTTATTTCGTTTATTATTCTAGCTGTTGTTGGATTAAAGATTACGCAGTAGAATGGTACTGAACAGTTAAAATACAGTTGTTACACGATTTTTGGAGGATTATTATGAAGTACTACTTTCAGTCAATTCCTATTCCGATGAGTGGGGTCATGCTCGCATTTGTTTCGTTAGCAAATTTATTGCATGCACTAGATGTTACGATACCTGCTCATATTAGCTTCTTTATTGGAATTGTTTTATTTTTAAGCTTAATTGGTAAGCTCATTTTTGCGACAAAAACGGTCGTCGCTGAAATGCAAAACCCAATCATTGCTTCTGTTTCTCCTACGTTTACGATGGGTACCCTTTCACTAAGTAGTGGCTTAGCGAACTATGGTGTTCACTCAGTGGTGATTCATACATTATGGATTTTAGCAGCAGTAACGCAATTTTTTATTATTATCTACTTTCTTAAAGCGTTTATTTGGAAAAAAGGGCTTACACTTGCAAACATATTTCCTAGCTGGCTCATTTTATTCGTCGGTGTAGCGGTCATGCCATTAACAGCGCGCGATTTGTCCGGTCGTTTTACGCAAACTGTGTTAATTTTTGCAATTTGTGCGTTTCTCATCATCGTACCTATCGTTATCTTACGTGGCTTTATTCGAAAAGATTTACCGGAGCCGACGATTCCGATGCTAGCCATTTTAACAGCCCCTGCATCTCTTTGCTTATTGGCCTACTTTGTGCAATTTAATAGCTCATTGGCTGTAATTTTGACATTATATACAGTGGCGCAACTTTTATTCTTCCTTGTATTAACAAAGTTGCCGAGCATATTAAAGCTGCCGTTTTACCCAAGTTATGCGGCATTAACGTTCCCACTCGTGATTACGGCAACGGCAACAAATGAATTTATACATGCCTTTTCATTCGAAGGAACAATCAAAACTGTATTAACCGCTTATTTTGCGTTGCAGCTACTTTTAGCCATTTGTATCGTCGTTTACGTACTCATTCGCTACGTGAATTACTTAAGTGTACAAATCAAGCAAAAACGAGCACTTGCCACGAAAAATAATCAAACAGCTTTATCATGATGAAACATTCCCCCTCTCTTTGACGTATTGTATAGAAAGGGGGAATTTTTTATGAAAAAATGGCTTGTGATCGGCATCATCGTTATTTCAATACCCGCTCTCTTATACATATGGCTCGGCAATGTAATCGACCACGCGGCGAAAAATAGTGCGGATGGTTCCAATGAATACGTCATTATTCTTGGTGCGAAAGTAAAGCCCGGTGGTGTCCCGTCCTTATCACTAAAAAATCGCTTAGACGTGGC
The sequence above is a segment of the Solibacillus sp. FSL H8-0523 genome. Coding sequences within it:
- a CDS encoding dynamin family protein, with amino-acid sequence MTEQVHNLQQLDNQSTLQQLIERLKPLHVILSQNSYVKDTTYRLKRIIDDAGSQPIILFLGKERVGKTTLINSLLGRKLLEDNKNEPTHVNTFIKYSAQECVKAVFLDGMVATFDISKLKLLTVSNNESAQIIREHIDYIEVYVKHDLLKDVTLIDSMGLEPGANNTAYFSQTLLQRVDEVFFVLRAGSSATEEEVNFLKKLNTFGIEANLIVNGIDQLDGDVNAFVLAEKNRYDKYIGQIVAVSARNALEARKTNDSQMLIDSRITQLTQLIQELVGNQQKKTRHVVELFINWLGRLRKEIELIPLREPYISAYENIEQYQSDFELEFTRKQRDIALVSAYEEEYEQVSKVFKEVQTLYQLLQKLASDLYLRDSLVEKYEEVAGLYQKNVRDYRKLHVEYTMEYTRLEKQYKKQTGQSLSFPIPAEEKSGLMSDRMASLNKIQAQLAEKIEFITKYEEFVLKNLYIVQNRLNELADKRLQMIQNQVDDLNIQRKRERTYLKSYADKLTEFNCIVEAQSFLKDAIQPCLLDDTLPITDQEKDHIRNTIECICAVDLTHQALYKRLNINDSDDLLTQLDFNAKFKLIGLSLTEADIVSEIPVLPQIIEL
- a CDS encoding DNA-3-methyladenine glycosylase I; translation: MERCSWVKLTEPIYVKYHDEEWGIPVFDDQQLFEMLCLEGAQAGLNWLTILKRREGYRQAFDYFDVEKIVQYDEAKLEALKQDERIIRNRLKIASVVTNAKSYVNIQQKHGSFSNYIWSFVEHKPIINRWERIEDVPVTTEISDRMSKQLKKDGFKFVGSTICYAYMQAVGLVKDHTTNCFCYKE
- a CDS encoding multidrug efflux SMR transporter, with protein sequence MTKYWILVFIAGLIEIGWAMGLKYANTIPLWIGVIALIVLSFYVLIIATEKLPVSTVYAVFTGIGTAGTVIVETVLFNEPFSLTKVGFIALLLVGVIGLKMLSGEKEARDA
- a CDS encoding TDT family transporter yields the protein MKYYFQSIPIPMSGVMLAFVSLANLLHALDVTIPAHISFFIGIVLFLSLIGKLIFATKTVVAEMQNPIIASVSPTFTMGTLSLSSGLANYGVHSVVIHTLWILAAVTQFFIIIYFLKAFIWKKGLTLANIFPSWLILFVGVAVMPLTARDLSGRFTQTVLIFAICAFLIIVPIVILRGFIRKDLPEPTIPMLAILTAPASLCLLAYFVQFNSSLAVILTLYTVAQLLFFLVLTKLPSILKLPFYPSYAALTFPLVITATATNEFIHAFSFEGTIKTVLTAYFALQLLLAICIVVYVLIRYVNYLSVQIKQKRALATKNNQTALS
- a CDS encoding multidrug efflux SMR transporter → MAWFYLILAGLFEVGGVIGMNKVAQRKSISSFAIMFGAFAFSFSFLALAMKTLPMGVSYAVWTGIGTVGGTLVGMFIYGESKDWKRILFISFIILAVVGLKITQ
- a CDS encoding SulP family inorganic anion transporter — its product is MYTIREQWFGNVRADILAGLVVALALIPEAIAFSILAGVDPMVGLYASFVIAVTISFVGGRPAMISAATGAMALVIVSLVKDHGLQYLLAATILTGVIQILFGMMKISRLMKFIPNSVMIGFVNSLAILVFIAQMPHFIGGSLFTWVFLLGTIALIYGIPYIIKGIPAPLIAVVILSVVAVYTGVNLNTVGDMGSITQSLPTFFIPDIPFTMETLMIILPYSLALAVVGLVESLLTASILDDMTSSESDKNTEARGQGIANVINGFFGGMAGCAMIGQSVINVKSGARGRLSTFVAGVFLMFLILVLGDYVVQIPMPVLAGVMVVVCITQFDWQSFKYVATAPKKDVFVMLLTIGVVLYTHNLALGVIAGIVVSALFFVNEISRVKITQDGATYFVSGQLFFASTESFINYFKAQKIEHNKIVIDFTDCKVWDDSAIGALMKVKDQLKANQITVSYKQMDASSKQLMKKLTGTALD
- a CDS encoding universal stress protein, which codes for MYQQILLAADGSENSMRAANEALKIAKVSPNCIVTILFVIDIEKVKTEVLHATSIDSLYMERRQKLVPLEQLFETAGINTQVEMIHGTPGPEIVRYANSHDIDLVIIGSRGLNSLQEMVLGSVSHKVMKRVNCPAMIVK
- a CDS encoding TetR/AcrR family transcriptional regulator; translated protein: MTKTQLMQAAFHHFGAHGYNGGSLAQIAEEVGIKKQSIYTYFKSKDALYLAIYEEAMQFELTFVQNYMASVRNEPIEQALLPLLQQVAQRFEQNVETKFFIRSTFLTPHHLQEALTKKTYDYLDAIQALFANYFSTKMPRESSHEAAVAYLGLLDSLYVEMLYGGNERFKQRLQAGWNVFYRGISN